Proteins found in one Magnolia sinica isolate HGM2019 chromosome 5, MsV1, whole genome shotgun sequence genomic segment:
- the LOC131245887 gene encoding cocosin 1-like: protein MAHSIFFSLALCFLVLCHWSVAQQQQQQQQPSQRRFRQQSECLIPSMSALEPNRRIEAEAGVTEYWDENHDQFDCAGVAATRHTIQPRGLLLPSFANAPRLIYIVQGLGITGAIFPGCPESFQSVQQSQQSEESRSQRFRDQHQKIRHFREGDIVALPAGVAHWCYNDGETPVVAVSVLDTSSFANQLDQNLRRFHIAGTELYEQQQESESLRSRRQEQGRKQNIFSGFDVNTLAEAFGVSRETARKLQNEDDQRGNIVNVENGLQVVRPPRREEDEEQQQRSLNGLEETVCSSRLMENIADPTRADVYNPQGGRISSLNSQKLPVLNFIQLSAERGVLYRNALMAPHWNLNAHSVVYATRGNGRIQIVGNHGRAVFDSELREGQMVVIPQAFAVVKQAGNEGFEWVAFKTNDNAMTSPIVGKASAIRAMPEDVLMNSFRISREEARRLKYNRGQETVVFAPSSRTQGRAAA, encoded by the exons ATGGCTCATAGCATTTTCTTCTCTCTTGCACTTTGCTTCCTTGTCTTGTGCCATTGGTCTGTGgcccaacagcagcagcaacagcagcagcctTCGCAGCGCAGGTTCCGCCAACAGAGCGAGTGCCTAATCCCGAGCATGAGCGCGCTCGAACCCAACAGGCGGATCGAGGCCGAAGCTGGTGTGACCGAGTACTGGGATGAGAACCACGACCAGTTTGATTGCGCTGGTGTCGCTGCTACTCGCCATACTATCCAGCCCAGAGGCCTTCTCTTGCCTTCTTTCGCCAATGCACCACGTCTAATCTACATCGTCCAAGGCTT AGGTATAACCGGTGCAATCTTCCCTGGATGCCCTGAGTCATTCCAGAGCGTCCAACAGTCCCAACAATCTGAAGAGAGCCGGAGCCAGCGATTCAGGGACCAACATCAGAAAATCCGACACTTCCGAGAAGGAGACATCGTGGCATTGCCAGCTGGCGTGGCCCATTGGTGCTACAATGACGGCGAGACACCTGTTGTTGCTGTCTCTGTCTTGGATACCAGCAGCTTCGCCAACCAGCTCGATCAGAATCTCAGG AGATTCCACATAGCTGGGACCGAGCTATACGAGCAGCAACAGGAGAGCGAATCGCTGCGGTCCAGACGCCAGGAGCAGGGTAGGAAACAAAACATCTTTAGCGGCTTCGACGTGAATACGTTGGCAGAGGCCTTCGGCGTGAGCAGAGAGACGGCGAGAAAGCTCCAGAACGAGGATGACCAGAGGGGCAATATCGTCAACGTCGAAAATGGGCTGCAGGTGGTGAGGCCACCAAGGAGAGAAGAGGATGAAGAACAACAGCAAAGGAGTTTGAACGGCTTGGAAGAGACCGTTTGCAGCTCCAGACTGATGGAGAACATTGCGGACCCCACCCGTGCTGACGTATACAACCCACAAGGTGGCCGCATCAGCAGTCTCAATAGCCAGAAGCTACCCGTCCTCAACTTTATCCAATTGAGTGCTGAAAGAGGAGTTCTTTACAGG AACGCGCTCATGGCACCTCACTGGAACCTGAACGCCCACAGCGTGGTGTATGCCACCCGGGGCAACGGTCGGATCCAGATCGTAGGCAACCACGGGCGGGCTGTCTTCGATAGCGAGCTCCGAGAGGGTCAGATGGTGGTCATCCCGCAGGCGTTTGCTGTTGTGAAGCAGGCCGGTAATGAAGGGTTTGAGTGGGTGGCCTTCAAGACCAACGATAATGCTATGACTAGCCCGATCGTTGGGAAGGCGTCGGCCATCCGCGCCATGCCGGAGGATGTACTGATGAATTCGTTCAGGATCTCTAGGGAGGAAGCGAGGAGGTTGAAGTACAACAGGGGGCAAGAGACTGTGGTGTTCGCACCAAGCTCTAGGACCCAAGGAAGAGCTGCTGCATGA